CAAAGCGGCGGAGCATATAGTTAAGCAATGTCGTCGCATCGGGTAAAATGATACGCTCCGCCGAGGAGTGTGAAATATCTCTTTCATGCCATAAAGGGATATTTTCATAAGCCGTAAGCATATGCCCTCGCAACACACGCGCCAACCCGCTTATATTTTCCGAGCCAACGGGATTGCGCTTATGTGGCATCGCCGATGATCCTTTCTGCCCTTTTTTAAATGACTCTTCCACCTCACGCATCTCACTTTTTTGTAAACCACGTATTTCAACAGCAAACTTCTCTAAGGAGCTGGCAATCAAAGCTAACGTACTCATATAATCTGCGTGGCGATCACGTTGTAGCGTTTGTGTAGAAATCGGTGCCGGTTCCAACCCCAGACGGCGACAAACCGCGACCTCTACTGCGGGATCGATGTTAGCGTACGTTCCTACTGCACCAGAAATCTTACCAAAACGGACTGTTTCAGCTGCCCGTGTAAACCGCTCCTGATGCCTCTTCATCTCTTCATACCAGAGTGCCATCTTCAATCCAAACGTGGTCGGCTCTGCATGAACACCGTGCGTACGCCCCATCATCACCGTCTCTTTATGAAGCAACGCCTTCTCCTTCAATACATCCAGAAGATGAGCAATATCATCTGCTAAAATCTCATTCGCTTGCTTTAAGGTGAAAGAGAGGGCTGTGTCCACCACATCCGTCGAAGTAAGACCATAATGCACCCACTTTGACTCTTCACCTAAGCTTTCCGCGACAGCGCGGGTGAAAGCGACCACATCGTGACGTGTCTCTTCCTCAATCTCGTAAATACGCTGCACATCAAAACGGGCGTGAGCACGAATCTTTTCCACATCTTCCGGAGGGATCACACCTAGTTCCGCCCATGCTTCACATGCTGCAATTTCTACTTCTAGCCAGCTTTGAAATCGACTCTCTTCATTCCAAACTTGCTCCATCTCTTTGCGGGTATAACGCTTGATCATAAACTCCAACTCCTTATGGCATCTCGTTACAAACCAAACCCTACTTTTTCACCTTACGATGGAGCGGCTTCCACCTGTTTTTGCTCCCACATTCCAATCCGTTCCGCCTGAGCAAGAGCACGGGTTATGCTCTCGTCCACAATACAAAGGTGCCCCATCTTTCGTCCCGCTTTCACCTCATGTTTGCCATAGATATGCACTTTCACACTGTCGGGAAGGTAGGGTAGCTGTCGTTCTAACAGGTGCAAATCATCTCCTAAGAGGTTTACCATCACCACTGGACTGAGCAAACGCGTACTTCCTAGCGGTAGCCCACATACCGCTCGTAGATGTTGCTCAAATTGCGAGGTGACACAAGCTTCGTAAGTAAAATGACCTGAATTATGTGGACGAGGGGCCAGCTCATTTACGATGATTTCACCTGTGGCGGTAAGAAACATTTCGACCGCAATTAATCCGATAACCGGTAGCGATTCCACTACTAATCTTGCAACACGCTCCGCTTCACGAGCAACTTCATCCGATACTCTCGCCGGCACAATCGTTTGATGCAACACATGATTGCGGTGTACATTTTCAGCTAAAGGAAACGTGCGTACCTCACCGCTCGTACTCCGTGCAATAATAACTGACAGCTCACATGCAAATGGAATAAATTTCTCCAAAACAAACGCTTCTCCATCTTGACCCACAGCTGACCAAGCCGCAGACACGTCTTCTTCTGTATGCAAGATAGATTGGCCCTTTCCATCATAGCCACCCGTCGCGGTCTTCAGTACAGCAGGGGTACCCAATTCGCTAAGAGCCGTTGCTAGTTCATGCTTTTGATGTACGATGCGAAATGGGGCTACTGGAATACCCGCAGCTTTCAATGCCTTCTTCTCTGAAACACGATGGCGTGTCAACTCTAATAAATGGGTTGGTTGAGGCATCACACCTTCTTGCTCTAACAATCTTAAGCACGCTGGATCCACATTTTCAAACTCGTACGTTACCACATCACACGCTTTAGCTAAAGAAGATGCTGCCTTGCGATCACTATAATCGGCTACAATCTCCTTATCCGCCACCTGCGCTGCTGGACTATCTGCTACCTGATCCCACACGATAAAGCGGTAACCCATTTTCCGCCCTTCTAATATCATCATACGTCCTAACTGTCCACCGCCAATCATCCCTACCGTCGACCCTGGCGGAACAACCCTACCTGATTGATGATGTAGTATCATACCTGCTCACTCGTTTCTATTACTTGCTGACGGATCTCATTTCGCCTTTGTTGCAGACGTTGACGTATTTCTGGGAACTTTAAACCCAATATTTGCGCCGCTAATAAGCCCGCATTAGTAGCTCCCGCTTCCCCGATCGCTGTTGTCGCAACTGGGACGCCTCCGGGCATTTGCACGATCGAGAGAAGTGAATCCAAGCCGTTCAGCTGCGATGAACGAATAGGAACCCCAATGACCGGCAAGACTGTCTTAGCAGCAACCATCCCTGGCAAATGAGCCGCTCCTCCAGCTCCAGCAATAATTACCTCTAAACCCTGTTCCATCGCTCCTTCTGCAAAGCAGAACATTTCATCTGGCGTGCGATGCGCTGACACCACCTGTCTTCGATGGGGTATTTCTAGTTCTGTTAATACTTCACACGCGTGTTGCATCGTTGGCCAATCCGACTTACTCCCCATAACAACCGCCACCAGTGGCTGTTCCGTCATTATCCACCCAACCTTTCAGCAAATAATTTCTATATAAAAAGTCCGACCTACAGGATTTCCGGAAAGGAAACCTGCAAATCGGACATACCGAAGGGCAGGCTCTCCTCATAGTCCGGTAATTTACGGTTACCTGGTAGAAACGCCTAGGCCCTATCCCTAAGCATATATGAGAAAAACCAAACACATATTTCGTTCAAGTAGGTGATACTGTATGATCCCGTCTTCTTCTCCTTCAGTGTACCGTGCTCCCCTAATGCTGTCAATAAAATACGAACGATTATATTTATCCATTCTAAAATCGTTCGTAAAAAGAGATCACTCCCATATTCGGGAGTGATCTCCTATCGTTACAAACTCATCTTTTCTCTACTCTTTACAATAGCCCGCTAAGCGCTTTTTTGCACCAACTTTTCTTCATGCTTCGCTTCACCACGTGCAACTACTGCCGCACACATGGAATCGCCTGTGATATTGATCGCCGTCCGGCTCATATCTAAGAGGCGATCTACCCCCATCACAATACCGATTCCAGCAACAGGGAGACCGACTGACTCAAGAACCAGCGCCAGGGTAATTAGCCCCACACCCGGTACAGCCGCAGTCCCAATTGACGCCATCGTCGCCGTTAAGATGATGGTGAGCTGCTCCGTTAAGCCCAGATCAATTCCATATAATTGAGCAATAAATAAAGCTGCACACCCCTGCATAATAGCGGTACCATCCATATTAATCGTCGCACCCAGTGGAAGGACGAAGCTACTCACCTGTTTCGGTACTTTTAATCCGTTTTCCACCCGCTCCATCGTCACAGGTAATGTCGCCGCACTACTACTAGTAGTAAAAGCAACTTCCATCGCTGGAGCAATTTTTTTGAAAAATGTAAACGGATTCATTTTTGCAAAGAGAACCAAAAAGCTACTATAGGTAATGGTTGCATGCAGTATCAGTGCCAGTACCACTGCGAACATGTACCAAGCCATCGCACCTAGCATCTCAATTCCTGAAGCACCCACTGCCCGCGCAATCAAGGCAAATGCGGCATAAGGGACGATGATCATCAAAAAGTCTACCAACTTCAACATGATCTGATTACCCTGGTCGATAACCGTGCGTACGGTATCTACTTTACTACCCAAGAAGGCCATTGCAATCCCGAAGACAAGGGCAAAGAAGATGATTTGTAACATCTGTCCTTCTGCCATTGCTCCCAAGGGATTGGTTGGTATGATGTTTAAAAGCGTATCAACGACAGGAGGCGCTTCCTCCACCGTCTTATCAACACTAATCTCTTTTGCTTTTTCCATTGTTATCGAGTTACCTGGTTGGATCACATTAGCTACCAACAAGGCGATCGAGATAGCAATGGCGGTGGTGGCTAAATAGAGCCCAATCGTTTTTCCACCGATTCGACCCAACTTCTTCGGATCAGCAATACTAGCTGCCCCTAAGGTGAGGGAGAAAAAGACCAAAGGTACTACGATCATCTTAATTGCTTTGATAAATAGCTCACTGACCGGATTGAATAGGTAGGAATTCAAATACTCAAATGCATCTGGAAACCAAATATTTAAAACAATACCCGTGATAAGACCTAAAACAATCCCCAGCAAGATCTTCTTAGTTAAGCTCATTTTCTAACTCCTCTCTCTTTAAAGGTTGCGCCATACCCGGTTCTGTCAACCTAGCTTCGTTCTATGCTAGAGTAAGAGAAAAATCTGACATCATTATACCATATACGAAGGAATTATTCATTAAGATGTCATAACTTTTCTTTTTTGAAGATATTTTACCATATTTATCACTAACCTTTCACAATGCAAAAGGGTGATAGGAAGTGTCGTGATCAGCATGGCCTCTATTCAAACTATATGCGCCACTTCACAAAAAAAGTAGCCCATCACTTTCACTGAGATCACTTTCACAATCCATTAATGAAGAAGAATCACTATGGCTCATCAATAACCCGTCCCACCCCGTAATTGCCAACGTATAAAGGGGAGGGCTTGCTCTGGCATCGTCACATGGGTCATTTTCACATCGCGTAATGGCAAGGGCAAGCAGACTTGTCTATATATATACCGATCAGCAAAACCATAACCATCTACTTCTGCTGTTGAGGCTGCATAATAAACGACAGGAATTCCAGCCCAATAGATTGCCCCTAGACACATCGGGCACGGTTCACTGCTAGCAAATAGTATACTATGTGGTAACCGAAAGGAACGGGTGCGACAACAAGCATCACGAATTGCCATAATTTCAGCGTGAGCTGTTGGATCCGTACAACCCACCACTCGATTACATCCTACTCCTATCACTTTTCCAAACTGAACAATGATCGCAGCAAAAGGTCCTCCCCCCATTCCACACTCCACGTTGGTTGTAGCTAAATATAGTACATAGCGCATATACGTGTGTACATCCACTCTCATCCCCTCAACTTCCCGCACACTTATGTACATTATGTATAAGTATATGGATGCACACCACATGAGCAGAACTATACCTTTTAGCCATCTGTTCGCTAACGATGTAAACTTAAAAACCACCCTGTGCGGGTGGTTTCCTTATTATTTACGTTGCAGGCACGGCCGGTTCCTGAAAAGTTAAATATTTTTTTGCAAGCGCAACCGCCGCCTGTGCATCGATATAACCTGCTTGACAACCCTCCATATGTTGGGCACTGCTCTTTAAAATCGTCTTTACATCATTTGGACTCAAATATGAATTAGCCTCCAACATCAAGGCAATCACACCTGCACAGATCGGAGTTGCCATCGAGGTTCCAGAAAGGCGAATATAGGTCTTACCCACACGATTTTCCGGCAGTTGCTTTTCGATAGCGGAGTCCGGTGCAGACAGAGAGACGATGTCTGTACCTGGAACGTAAATATCTGGCTTTACCAACCAATCAATCGTCGGTCCACGACTCGAATACGACGCCCTTTCATCATCCGACCTTTCCGGGGTATCAAAATCATCGGTAGAACCAACAGTAATAATAACAGGATCTATACCCGGCGTACTGATTGTTCCTGGATATGGCCCTGAGTTACCTGCCGCTGCACATACCACCATTCCATGGTGCCAAGCTATCTCTACCGCTTGTGCTAGCGGATCTTCACGGTACGTTTCATACGCGTTCGCACCTAAAGACATAGAAATCACACGGATATCATGCTTCTCACGATTCTCTACACACCACTCCACTCCTTTAATAACAGTCGAAAGACGACCACTTCCATTACCATCAAGCACTTTAATCCCGATCAATGACGCCTCAGGCGCAGGCGAACAATATAATTCTTCCGAATCAAAGCCGTTCCCTGCTGCATCACCCGCACAATGAGTTCCATGACCTTGATCATCGTAAGGTTCGCTCTCTCCGTTGACCAGATCAACAAAATCGAGAATTCGTGATGTTGGTTGTACCAAATCAGCATGCGGATGAATACCCGTATCGACGATCGCAATCGTCACCCCTTTACCACTTAGGGATTCTGCTTTTTGCAATTGATAAGAACCAATTGTTTTTGAAGCCACATCTAGAAGAGCATGCACCTCGCGATCATAATAGATCCGATTTACCCCTTCATGTTCTGTCAATCGACGAATAGTCGAAGGTTCCATCCGACCGGAGAGACTAGAAATAAGAGGCAGTTCTTTTTCCAATCGATTACACTGATCCCCTTGGCATATTTTCTTGACCTCTTGTGGATCGCCCTTCTGCGATAATTGCACTATAACAGGGACGGTATCATCGGTAGACTTGTGCTGATGGTGTTGCTGGCGCTGCTCCATCAATTTACCGCGCAATTCGGGATCAAGACGCGAGCCTGCCTCCTCAAACCATACCTTCTTTCCAAGACCCATACGATTCCCCCCTTTACTTATTATTTTAATTGGATATTAATTCGAAAAAATCCTCCCAAAAATAAAGAGCCATCCCCATTAAATACGGGTGGCGGTAAAATGGTATGACTTAGGCGTTTCTTGGTAGAGAGAGCAAATCTTTCTCCAAACGGGTTGAACAGGTATTGTGAAACCCTAAATGGCGATAAAATGGAACCAGTTTTTCAGTCCCCTCATCCACTGTAATCCAGATGGAGCGCACTCCCTTATTGCGAAAACGCTCTTCTAATTCACTCGTCAATATTCTGGCAATCCCGCGTCCCTGATACGACGGATGGACAGCCAAACAATAAAAGAACCCCGTTCCCCCATCCATCGTTCCCACGATCGCACCTACAATTTCGTTATCTTCTTCTGCAACCAATACCAGATCACGATCATGAGCCAATTGTTTCGCCATCACTTTTAATGTTTCACTTTCTTCTCTACGCACAGCATTCATATCCCATATAGTGGAAACCGCATAAATGTCGGACAATTGGAAAGAACGAAGATGCATGGTGATGTAGTACCTCCTTGGCAGTCAAAAAACCCTCTTCATATTCTACTAAATCTACTGCTACGTGACAAGAAGATGCGTTTGGCATCGGTCTATTACCTGAGCAGTTAGATTTAATCGGAACCGTCGTTATGGGAATCGGTATTTCAAAGGGAGTGAGAGGATTTAATTTAGCGGTGAGAATTAGCGGGGCGATCATAACTGCTATCGCAATTGTTTTTCTGCTGTTTGAAATCTAACCGTAATAAGGTTCAGAAAATAAAGAACGTCTCCTATGGATAAAACACAGTCAATTGTGGTATTATGTTTATAGAATGCAAAACGGTGAGTCCTGGATACACTCACCGTTTACGGAGAAATTGCATGGACACAGAGCGGCGTTAAGCCGAACCCATCGAGGGAAACCTAAAAAATAGTCCACCCCTATAGGTTGTCGACCCTGGGCGGACTATTTTTTGTATATGTTGAAAATTAACTCGGCTACCTTTATCAGCAGACCGATTAACAACACAACAAAAGTGAGGATAGCCAGAACTTCGCTTCCTGTCATAGGCCCCACCCCCTACCTGATGGATGGATTTTCAGCCTACGCCGCCCGGATCTTTATGTCCAATTCTCGTAATCAATTATATCACAATTTTCCTTCATAATAGAGGAATAATATTGCATCAAATACACCCCTTGCCCCATTTGCTACTCCCATACCTGCTAAGCAGTCATTAAATTCTCCCCAGTCACTTTTTTGCATTCCCTTTTTATTCGCAACTTCATAATTAGCTTTTTCTACTTTTCCTTCCTTCTTTCCCTACTACCCGCTCATGAATAGATGCTTTCCCTTCCCTGTGAATCATCTCCTCCACTAACGAGTAACACCCACGGAATAAAAAGAATAAAGGAGCTCCCTAAGACAAACGGCATCAAGAATTCAACCCATTGTGAAGTAACCACTGCAAACAAGAGCAACGCCCATAAACAAACAGCAGTATAACTGGCCTTTTCCGATAAAAATCGAGAACGCAACATCACAGTTGTAAAAATCAGGGCACTTATTGCATAGGCTGTATTACTAAAAAGGGTCATCATTTCTTGCATCAGTTGATCCCATGAGGAAAAATAATGGGCCAGTGCAACAGATGGCATCTGAAGAAACAGAGCAGCTACTCCAGGGATAATTGTCATTTGAATGAGATGAGTCAATACTCCTGCACTCGCACCAATCACCCAAATTAATAATGCCAACTGTAAAATAGCGCGAAATTGCCGCCCCAATTTATGCGTTAACATAATTAAGACTAGCACCATTGCCAAAGTTGCCACTATCCAGGCACTCCAAGCGATCACTATCTGTGATTGATGATGAGAAATATAGATCATACGTTCCAAGTCAGACCCAAACAACGCTTCAGTTAAAAAAGAGAGTGACAAAATCACTGTTACAAGATTGAGTGTTATTGAACAAAGCGTCAAACCCACATATATAGCAGACGAGTTGCCGTTTCCTCTCTTCATGCGACACCTCCCCCTCGGATTATTCCTCCTATCATCACTTGCTTCAGCTTATGATTCCTTCCACCGTATCGAAGCTTGATCCATTACCGTGACGGCTGGATGTGAAGCTAATTCCTTTATCAGTCGAAAAAGAGCCTCGTCTTTTCTTTTTGCTTCAATCATTACATCAAGACGGTCCGTCACTTCAGCCGCCCCTCGTAGTAGTTCCACTGCATCATCAAGATGAACATAATCTGCGTGTGCACGCATTTGTGACTCACTTCTCGGGCTGGAGAGGTGAACTTTTGGCGGAAACGGTTCATCTTTCCAAGTTGTCACAATACGGGGCCAATAATCGGTTAATAAATCCCCTTCATGATTACAACGGTGATGGTGAATATCCAATACAAACGGTGCCCCTACCTCCTCAGCAATCGCTAAGGTTTCAGCTACCGTAAAGGTTTTATCATCATTTTCCAGACACAAGTATGATTGCAGTCGTCTATCTAATAACGAGAATTGATTGATAAAGTTACGCCCAGCTTTCTCTTTATTGTTGTAGCTCCCTCCAATATGGATGTTGCACTTATGACTTTGATCCAATTCCATCGCCTCGAGCATCTTCACATGACGATCCAAGCTCGCAATAGAAGAGGCTACTACATCGCATCGTGGTGAATTGAGCACAGTAAAATGGTCAGGATGAAAGCCTGTGCGTATCTGATGCTTACGCACCACTTCACCCACTTGGTAAAAATCATCTTTCAACAATGAAAAGTAATCCAGCCCCTCTATATAATCATGTCCTGCTAAGGGAAGAAGACGGGAAGAGAACCGATAAAAGCGAATATCGTGCCCGATACAATGATAAAGCAATCGTTTCGTATTCTGCAGATTCTCCTGTGCAAGACGTACCAGTTTACGTAAAGCAGCCTCACGATCTGCAATTTTTTCAAATGCAGAAGCAGTCATTGTCTTGGAGGGCGAGGCATTTTTCACTTGCATACTCATCGCCACAAACCCGAAGCGGACCAACATACATTTCACCCAATTCCTCATTCTCATGGTACAGGTTAAGTTGCTAAGCTACTACTTAGTATATACCAGTAAAAAATGAGTTAATCCTATCATTTCTTACTATTATCCATTGACGAATGATAAATAGCATTTGCCATGGCAATTGCCGCTTTCAGAGCAAGACCCTTATCCTCTGTTTCACAAAACTCGGCTTCAATATCCGAGTCTGCTACAATCCCACCACCCACATGAAAGGTAGCCATTCCTTTTTGACAAATAATCGTGCGGATAACCATACAAAGATCAAGCCCACCTCGCACATCGCAATACCCTAGTCCACCTGCATAGATTCCGCGTGGTGAGGATTCTAGCTCTGCTAGTATCTCCAAAGCGCGTATTTTAGGTGCCCCCGTCATCGATCCCCCGGGAAAGACCGCCCGTACTGCATCAAGAGGATTTAATCCCGCCTGTAACTTCGCTTCAACCGTTGATACGAGTTGGTGAACAGTCGCATATGTCTCCACTTCCAACAATTGTGGAACCGATACAGAACCTGTCGTCGCAATTTTGCCGAAATCGTTTCGCACCAAATCTACAATCATCACATTCTCGGCTCGATCCTTTTCATGATGACCCAACTGAAACCGTAATATCTCATCTTCTTCTATACTTTTGCCCCGTGGACGTGTACCTTTGATTGGAGAGCTCACCATTCGACCATCTTGATAACAGCGGAGAAGACGTTCGGGGGAAGAAGAGAGTACTTCCACCCCGTTCAATCTCAAATAGGCGGAAAACGGAGCAGGATTTAATTGACGAAGGATGCGATACAACGTCCAACTGTCGGCCTGTAGTAAAGTTCTCACTGGATATGTATAACATGCTTGATATATGTCTCCACGCCCAATATGTTCCTGAATCCGTCTCAATTTCTCGCGATAATGGATCTTGTCCTCCATCTGCACCTCAAGTTGATCTGCCCAATGCTGGAGTGAGCCTGCATCCCATGTTTCCGTGAGCGAAGCAAGACGAAACTCATGTTGCTCAAATATCCCTTGGCGAAACGCTTTTAATGCATCCCGAGCTTCTTGCACCGATTCTTCCTGTAACTGCCATTTACTTAACCAGGTGCGCCTTTCCTTTCGGTCGTAGATCAACATTTTGTCAACAAAAATCCAGCAACTGTCCGGTATATCTTCCCCATTCTCTCTAGTCTGTGTCACAGGTTCAGCAAAGCTTTTATTTTCAAAAGAAAAGTAGCCTACCCCCCCAGCCAGAAAAGGGATCTCCTCATTATCTGATTCAATATGATCCACTTGCAGCTGTTCTAAAATCTGCTGTACGGATGAAAAAGGGTCGCCTTCCCCATCATTCACCTCACCTGAGCGCATATTTCGTAGACGGTACCTCTCACCCCAACTTTCCAAGATAAAGAAAGGGTCGCCTCCCATATAGGAATAGCGACCACGCTCATCATCATTCCCATCCAGCCAGAAGGAATAAGGTTGCTCCCCATAACAAGCCGCAAACAAGGACTCCAGGTCTATATCATGAGGATATTCTTCGATGAATAATTGCATAATTATCTCCTTAGCTTTCGTCATACAT
This sequence is a window from Mechercharimyces sp. CAU 1602. Protein-coding genes within it:
- the pabB gene encoding aminodeoxychorismate synthase component I, which encodes MQLFIEEYPHDIDLESLFAACYGEQPYSFWLDGNDDERGRYSYMGGDPFFILESWGERYRLRNMRSGEVNDGEGDPFSSVQQILEQLQVDHIESDNEEIPFLAGGVGYFSFENKSFAEPVTQTRENGEDIPDSCWIFVDKMLIYDRKERRTWLSKWQLQEESVQEARDALKAFRQGIFEQHEFRLASLTETWDAGSLQHWADQLEVQMEDKIHYREKLRRIQEHIGRGDIYQACYTYPVRTLLQADSWTLYRILRQLNPAPFSAYLRLNGVEVLSSSPERLLRCYQDGRMVSSPIKGTRPRGKSIEEDEILRFQLGHHEKDRAENVMIVDLVRNDFGKIATTGSVSVPQLLEVETYATVHQLVSTVEAKLQAGLNPLDAVRAVFPGGSMTGAPKIRALEILAELESSPRGIYAGGLGYCDVRGGLDLCMVIRTIICQKGMATFHVGGGIVADSDIEAEFCETEDKGLALKAAIAMANAIYHSSMDNSKK
- the uvsE gene encoding UV DNA damage repair endonuclease UvsE, which codes for MLVRFGFVAMSMQVKNASPSKTMTASAFEKIADREAALRKLVRLAQENLQNTKRLLYHCIGHDIRFYRFSSRLLPLAGHDYIEGLDYFSLLKDDFYQVGEVVRKHQIRTGFHPDHFTVLNSPRCDVVASSIASLDRHVKMLEAMELDQSHKCNIHIGGSYNNKEKAGRNFINQFSLLDRRLQSYLCLENDDKTFTVAETLAIAEEVGAPFVLDIHHHRCNHEGDLLTDYWPRIVTTWKDEPFPPKVHLSSPRSESQMRAHADYVHLDDAVELLRGAAEVTDRLDVMIEAKRKDEALFRLIKELASHPAVTVMDQASIRWKES
- a CDS encoding S8 family peptidase; the encoded protein is MGLGKKVWFEEAGSRLDPELRGKLMEQRQQHHQHKSTDDTVPVIVQLSQKGDPQEVKKICQGDQCNRLEKELPLISSLSGRMEPSTIRRLTEHEGVNRIYYDREVHALLDVASKTIGSYQLQKAESLSGKGVTIAIVDTGIHPHADLVQPTSRILDFVDLVNGESEPYDDQGHGTHCAGDAAGNGFDSEELYCSPAPEASLIGIKVLDGNGSGRLSTVIKGVEWCVENREKHDIRVISMSLGANAYETYREDPLAQAVEIAWHHGMVVCAAAGNSGPYPGTISTPGIDPVIITVGSTDDFDTPERSDDERASYSSRGPTIDWLVKPDIYVPGTDIVSLSAPDSAIEKQLPENRVGKTYIRLSGTSMATPICAGVIALMLEANSYLSPNDVKTILKSSAQHMEGCQAGYIDAQAAVALAKKYLTFQEPAVPAT
- a CDS encoding GNAT family N-acetyltransferase; translated protein: MHLRSFQLSDIYAVSTIWDMNAVRREESETLKVMAKQLAHDRDLVLVAEEDNEIVGAIVGTMDGGTGFFYCLAVHPSYQGRGIARILTSELEERFRNKGVRSIWITVDEGTEKLVPFYRHLGFHNTCSTRLEKDLLSLPRNA
- the purK gene encoding 5-(carboxyamino)imidazole ribonucleotide synthase, whose protein sequence is MILHHQSGRVVPPGSTVGMIGGGQLGRMMILEGRKMGYRFIVWDQVADSPAAQVADKEIVADYSDRKAASSLAKACDVVTYEFENVDPACLRLLEQEGVMPQPTHLLELTRHRVSEKKALKAAGIPVAPFRIVHQKHELATALSELGTPAVLKTATGGYDGKGQSILHTEEDVSAAWSAVGQDGEAFVLEKFIPFACELSVIIARSTSGEVRTFPLAENVHRNHVLHQTIVPARVSDEVAREAERVARLVVESLPVIGLIAVEMFLTATGEIIVNELAPRPHNSGHFTYEACVTSQFEQHLRAVCGLPLGSTRLLSPVVMVNLLGDDLHLLERQLPYLPDSVKVHIYGKHEVKAGRKMGHLCIVDESITRALAQAERIGMWEQKQVEAAPS
- a CDS encoding dicarboxylate/amino acid:cation symporter produces the protein MSLTKKILLGIVLGLITGIVLNIWFPDAFEYLNSYLFNPVSELFIKAIKMIVVPLVFFSLTLGAASIADPKKLGRIGGKTIGLYLATTAIAISIALLVANVIQPGNSITMEKAKEISVDKTVEEAPPVVDTLLNIIPTNPLGAMAEGQMLQIIFFALVFGIAMAFLGSKVDTVRTVIDQGNQIMLKLVDFLMIIVPYAAFALIARAVGASGIEMLGAMAWYMFAVVLALILHATITYSSFLVLFAKMNPFTFFKKIAPAMEVAFTTSSSAATLPVTMERVENGLKVPKQVSSFVLPLGATINMDGTAIMQGCAALFIAQLYGIDLGLTEQLTIILTATMASIGTAAVPGVGLITLALVLESVGLPVAGIGIVMGVDRLLDMSRTAINITGDSMCAAVVARGEAKHEEKLVQKSA
- a CDS encoding nucleoside deaminase gives rise to the protein MRVDVHTYMRYVLYLATTNVECGMGGGPFAAIIVQFGKVIGVGCNRVVGCTDPTAHAEIMAIRDACCRTRSFRLPHSILFASSEPCPMCLGAIYWAGIPVVYYAASTAEVDGYGFADRYIYRQVCLPLPLRDVKMTHVTMPEQALPFIRWQLRGGTGY
- the purE gene encoding 5-(carboxyamino)imidazole ribonucleotide mutase encodes the protein MTEQPLVAVVMGSKSDWPTMQHACEVLTELEIPHRRQVVSAHRTPDEMFCFAEGAMEQGLEVIIAGAGGAAHLPGMVAAKTVLPVIGVPIRSSQLNGLDSLLSIVQMPGGVPVATTAIGEAGATNAGLLAAQILGLKFPEIRQRLQQRRNEIRQQVIETSEQV
- the purB gene encoding adenylosuccinate lyase, with product MIKRYTRKEMEQVWNEESRFQSWLEVEIAACEAWAELGVIPPEDVEKIRAHARFDVQRIYEIEEETRHDVVAFTRAVAESLGEESKWVHYGLTSTDVVDTALSFTLKQANEILADDIAHLLDVLKEKALLHKETVMMGRTHGVHAEPTTFGLKMALWYEEMKRHQERFTRAAETVRFGKISGAVGTYANIDPAVEVAVCRRLGLEPAPISTQTLQRDRHADYMSTLALIASSLEKFAVEIRGLQKSEMREVEESFKKGQKGSSAMPHKRNPVGSENISGLARVLRGHMLTAYENIPLWHERDISHSSAERIILPDATTLLNYMLRRFAGIIEELTVFPENMKRNMERTYGLIYSQRVLLTLIDQGMKREEAYDRVQRLAMQAWEEQIPFRTLVANDEFIQQKLTLTQIEECFDYRYHLQHVDTIFNKIGLR